The following are from one region of the Amia ocellicauda isolate fAmiCal2 chromosome 1, fAmiCal2.hap1, whole genome shotgun sequence genome:
- the il10ra gene encoding interleukin-10 receptor subunit alpha, with protein sequence MGRCVWAAALLTCLALWGCVLGEKLPQLKPPSVVAEKGTFTLHWSTPEDAPQPAYYQVDFKQYGSQNKQNWTTVKNCNWTQATQCDLTDLIMDYLHFYVARVRLVTEDNASIWAMKRFNPKKTTLLPPQFSLSTRSNSVLVMVQRNPKLEKIFPSGLKYTVYLQKEGQENKAEFTYKVNTDLQPFEIEFLEWGQQYCFSLKVENTLGIQESNISSPECLRMAQTVEQRILTALAVPLGVLSGCGVLAFFLFLLYLFLRRPARLPSVLKSPGSGWEPLSLGTVPVETVTSRLQRNWLLEEKAKPGERGVQKEDEDEEERRSSVDSGVSLDQGLLQPDSGTAFREAGERGGGEGCLRQDSGCGSLGRGGSGGGGQGEKGRDTSGSHTEDSGVSLRSQYSGAESLGEDCGLQAVLVADGYKSQIPCPEETTGMENPTPAEMDCVTIALGYRPSYPGCQCLGQGVCSWCQARGHYGESSTGTQEPPVEWAPSYTTDKGLHSASTPSLACFPDGYLRKMVIAPHLLLPTEEALLLATPPHLSLPKMGLDTSVHTLALSLGDVELGCS encoded by the exons ATGGGGCGCTGTGTCTGGGCAGCGGCTCTGCTCACCTGCTTGGCACTGTGGGGTTGTGTGCTGG gtGAGAAGCTGCCACAACTTAAACCCCCAAGTGTTGTTGCTGAGAAGGGAACATTTACGCTGCACTGGAGCACCCCTGAAGATGCGCCTCAGCCGGCATATTACCAAGTGGATTTCAAACA GTATGGAtcacaaaacaagcaaaattGGACAACAGTGAAGAACTGCAACTGGACACAGGCCACTCAGTGTGACCTCACTGATCTCATCATGGACTACCTGCATTTCTACGTAGCCAGGGTCCGACTGGTCACTGAAGACAACGCCTCGATATGGGCCATGAAGAGGTTCAACCCCAAAAAAA CCACCTTGCTGCCCCCCCAGTTCTCTCTGTCCACAAGATCGAACTCGGTGCTGGTGATGGTGCAGAGGAATCCCAAGCTGGAGAAGATATTCCCTTCAGGGCTGAAGTACACTGTGTACCTGCAAAAGGAGGGCCAGGAAAACAAG GCGGAGTTCACCTACAAAGTGAATACGGACCTGCAGCCCTTTGAGATTGAGTTTCTGGAGTGGGGCCAACAGTACTGCTTCAGCCTCAAGGTGGAGAACACCTTAGGGATTCAGGAAAGCAACATCTCTTCCCCCGAGTGCCTCCGGATGGCCCAGACAG tggagCAGAGGATTCTGACTGCGCTGGCGGTTCCTCTGGGAGTCCTCAGTGGATGTGGGGTCCTGgctttcttcctcttcctcctctacCTCTTCTTGAGGAGGCCTGCCCGGCTGCCCAGTGTGCTG AAATCTCCAGGGAGTGGCTGGGAGCCTCTGTCCTTGGGAACGGTTCCAGTGGAGACTGTGACTTCCCGTTTGCAACGAAACTGGTTGCTGGAGGAGAAGGCCAAGCCGGGAGAAAGGGGAGTGCAGAaggaggacgaggacgaggaggagaggagaagcaGCGTGGACAGCGGGGTGAGCCTGGACCAGGGCCTCCTGCAGCCTGACAGCGGAACTGCATTCAGGGAGGCGGGCGAgcggggaggaggagagggctGCCTGAGGCAGGACAGTGGCTGTGGCAGCCTGGGAAGGGGCGGGAGTGGAGGAGGGGGacaaggagagaaggggagagacaCAAGTGGGAGCCACACAGAGGACAGTGGTGTGAGTCTGCGGTCTCAGTACAGCGGTGCGGAGAGCCTGGGCGAGGACTGTGGGTTACAGGCGGTACTGGTGGCTGATGGGTACAAGAGCCAGATCCCTTGTCCCGAGGAGACGACGGGCATGGAGAACCCCACCCCTGCGGAAATGGACTGTGTCACTATTGCCCTGGGATACAGGCCCAGCTACCCAGGCTGCCAGTGCTTGGGACAGGGCGTTTGCTCTTGGTGCCAGGCCAGGGGACACTATGGGGAGAGCAGCACAGGGACTCAGGAGCCACCGGTGGAGTGGGCGCCAAGCTACACTACGGACAAAGGCCTCCACTCCGCCTCCACGCCCTCGCTGGCCTGCTTCCCGGATGGTTACCTGCGCAAGATGGTGATagccccccacctcctcctgcCTACAGAGGAGGCCCTGCTTCTGGCCACCCCTCCACACCTCAGCCTGCCCAAGATGGGGCTGGACACCAGTGTCCACACTCTGGCATTGTCCCTGGGGGACGTGGAGCTGGGGTGCAGTTAA